A genome region from Archaeoglobus fulgidus DSM 4304 includes the following:
- a CDS encoding HisA/HisF family protein, whose amino-acid sequence MKVFFVVDIKSGKVVAGKGGERESYPPITAISRLVSSDDALKVIEEIKPRFLYAADLDRIVGLGDNFSLLSKLSKRVEELIADCGFRSPEELEKLPFTPVVGTETFDITQLDRKCYVSLDFKEKFLDASGKFESWEEVVKFLNSFDLYGLIVLPIHAVGAMKPDLSVLTKTLELSEHPVMLGGGISGVEDLERLKEMGCSGVLVATAVHKGKIPLDVVRKGKF is encoded by the coding sequence ATGAAGGTATTTTTTGTGGTTGATATAAAAAGCGGTAAGGTAGTTGCGGGAAAGGGAGGGGAGAGGGAAAGCTACCCTCCCATAACCGCCATCAGCAGGCTTGTGTCATCTGATGATGCCTTGAAGGTGATTGAGGAGATTAAGCCAAGATTTTTGTATGCTGCAGACCTCGACAGGATTGTGGGATTGGGTGACAACTTTTCCCTGCTATCGAAGCTATCAAAGAGGGTTGAAGAGCTCATAGCTGACTGCGGTTTCAGAAGCCCCGAAGAGCTTGAAAAATTGCCCTTCACTCCTGTGGTTGGAACGGAAACCTTCGACATAACTCAGCTTGACAGGAAATGCTACGTCAGCCTCGATTTCAAGGAGAAATTTCTGGATGCATCTGGAAAGTTCGAAAGCTGGGAGGAGGTGGTTAAATTCCTTAACTCCTTCGACCTCTACGGGCTGATAGTCCTGCCGATACATGCTGTTGGAGCTATGAAGCCCGACCTCTCCGTTTTAACTAAAACTCTCGAACTTTCCGAACATCCAGTCATGCTTGGAGGGGGGATTTCGGGAGTTGAAGATTTGGAAAGGCTCAAGGAAATGGGGTGCAGCGGTGTTCTGGTTGCCACGGCGGTGCATAAAGGCAAAATACCGCTTGATGTAGTAAGGAAGGGGAAATTTTAG
- a CDS encoding thioredoxin family protein codes for MVRKAAFYAIAVISGVLAAVVGNALYHNFNSDLGAQAKIYFFYSDSCPHCREVKPYVEEFAKTHNLTWCNVAEMDANCSKIAQEFGIKYVPTLVIMDEEAHVFVGSDEVRTAIEGMK; via the coding sequence ATGGTGAGGAAAGCTGCATTTTATGCAATTGCAGTCATTTCAGGAGTTCTCGCTGCCGTAGTGGGGAATGCCTTGTACCACAATTTCAACTCGGATTTAGGTGCTCAAGCTAAAATTTACTTCTTCTACTCCGACTCATGCCCCCACTGCCGCGAAGTGAAACCGTACGTGGAGGAGTTTGCAAAAACGCACAACTTAACCTGGTGCAATGTCGCGGAAATGGACGCAAACTGCTCCAAAATAGCTCAGGAGTTTGGAATTAAGTACGTGCCTACTCTCGTTATAATGGACGAGGAGGCTCACGTTTTTGTGGGTTCTGATGAGGTTAGGACAGCAATAGAGGGGATGAAATGA